The Corynebacterium vitaeruminis DSM 20294 genome window below encodes:
- a CDS encoding TetR/AcrR family transcriptional regulator, translating into MSEQQLSHREAKKLRTRAAIEDCATELVLERGSAHVTIEDICEPVGISKRTFFNYFASKEEAIIGPGPRVPSREELDEFLASPHQDIFVSTLRFFYSLLFHENNPFNWTTMKRRHKIKEQEPELSAHQIGSFHSARHQVEDLLTRYFLAFPADIKGGRSAQEEARLVTGGVIMCMLNGAKRWEETGSQDPDAIIAHSLDVRQGFLRVLAVGVDKQSNN; encoded by the coding sequence GTGTCCGAACAACAGCTATCTCACCGCGAAGCCAAAAAGCTTCGCACCCGAGCGGCGATCGAAGATTGCGCCACTGAGCTCGTCCTCGAACGAGGAAGCGCCCACGTGACCATCGAGGACATCTGCGAACCGGTTGGGATCTCCAAGCGAACCTTCTTCAACTACTTCGCCTCCAAGGAAGAAGCCATCATCGGCCCGGGCCCCAGGGTGCCAAGCCGGGAGGAACTCGACGAGTTCCTCGCCAGCCCGCACCAAGACATCTTCGTGTCGACGCTGCGCTTCTTCTATTCACTGCTCTTCCACGAGAACAACCCGTTCAACTGGACGACCATGAAGCGCAGGCACAAGATAAAGGAGCAGGAGCCGGAGCTTTCCGCCCACCAGATTGGTTCCTTCCACTCCGCCAGGCATCAGGTCGAGGACCTGCTCACCCGGTACTTCCTCGCCTTCCCGGCCGACATCAAGGGTGGACGCAGCGCACAGGAGGAGGCCCGCCTGGTCACGGGCGGGGTGATCATGTGCATGCTCAACGGAGCCAAGCGATGGGAAGAGACGGGCAGCCAAGATCCCGATGCCATCATCGCTCACAGCCTCGATGTTCGACAGGGCTTCCTGCGGGTGCTCGCCGTAGGCGTCGACAAGCAAAGCAACAACTAA
- a CDS encoding DUF5997 family protein, protein MKPQTAAKKLGIYLSATPEEFQATALTHEQFVELQTNPPEWLAELRRNGPHPRPVVAQKLGITIAALKRNDYDRPLTTAEIKALLADQPEWLRAARTAMAEGRAEKS, encoded by the coding sequence ATGAAGCCGCAGACGGCGGCAAAGAAGCTGGGAATTTACCTTTCGGCCACGCCAGAGGAGTTCCAGGCCACCGCGCTGACCCACGAGCAGTTCGTCGAGCTGCAGACCAACCCGCCGGAGTGGCTGGCTGAGCTGCGCCGCAACGGGCCGCACCCGCGCCCGGTGGTGGCGCAGAAGCTCGGCATCACCATCGCCGCTCTCAAGCGCAACGACTACGACCGCCCGCTGACCACCGCCGAGATCAAGGCGCTCCTAGCCGACCAGCCCGAGTGGCTGCGCGCCGCCCGCACCGCGATGGCCGAGGGCCGCGCGGAGAAGAGCTAG
- a CDS encoding GNAT family N-acetyltransferase — protein MSSKGFVIRPLRRTDFGQVQQIYLQGLATGHATYEGEAPSWEKFTRVKLEGTMFVAVEEDDDSAVLGWVTAAPASSRSVFHGVVEDSIYIHQDAQGRGVAGALLDKLIEVCQDMGKWAIHSWIFPENEGSAKLHASRGFEKVGTFSHLAKMTYGEMAGQWRDTDVWEKLLPKPEIDDETALGNV, from the coding sequence ATGTCATCCAAAGGATTTGTAATTCGCCCGCTGAGGCGAACCGATTTCGGGCAGGTGCAGCAGATCTATCTGCAGGGTCTGGCCACCGGGCACGCGACCTACGAGGGGGAGGCCCCGAGCTGGGAGAAGTTCACCCGCGTCAAGCTCGAGGGGACCATGTTCGTGGCGGTCGAGGAGGACGATGACTCCGCGGTACTCGGTTGGGTGACGGCGGCCCCGGCGTCCTCGCGCAGCGTGTTCCACGGCGTGGTGGAGGACTCGATCTACATTCACCAGGATGCGCAGGGGCGCGGGGTCGCGGGGGCCCTGCTGGACAAGCTCATCGAGGTGTGCCAGGACATGGGCAAGTGGGCGATCCACTCGTGGATCTTCCCGGAGAACGAGGGCTCGGCGAAGCTGCACGCCTCGCGCGGATTCGAGAAGGTGGGGACGTTCAGCCACCTCGCGAAGATGACCTACGGAGAGATGGCCGGCCAGTGGCGCGACACGGACGTGTGGGAGAAGCTGCTACCCAAGCCGGAGATCGACGACGAGACGGCGCTGGGTAACGTTTAG
- the shiA gene encoding shikimate transporter has translation MELTTGQQRRAALGSFVGAVVEWYDFLLYGLVAALVLNSQFFPGLSPAVGTLSAFATVGVGFLFRPMGGAVFGHFGDKLGPKRVLTWTMTLMGIATVAIGVLPTFGQVGLWAPLLLTACRALQGFAVGGEWGGAALLAVRAAPKDRQAFFSSGVQVGYSVGLLLSTGAVTVMNLVCTDEQFLRWGWRVPFLVSAVLIAFGLWVRLGVVEMRPEDDVMRPKRRLPFIEAIAAHPTAFFAIIGVRLAEMFSMYIVTTFGLAYSVQHFGWDRQFFLNISLVLGVLGIFSIPAFAYLSDRVGRKPVYVTGALVVAAATWPFFKALESGNVVLTAAFAVLIVSVGHDMVVSVQQPMITKMFGKAHQYSGAGLGYQVAAVFAGGFTPFIAQWIVARTDGAWQGVAWYLIAGAVISALTVGVLMRKAD, from the coding sequence ATGGAACTCACCACTGGCCAGCAACGCCGCGCGGCGCTCGGATCGTTTGTCGGGGCGGTGGTTGAGTGGTACGACTTCCTGCTCTACGGTCTGGTGGCGGCCCTCGTCCTCAATAGCCAGTTCTTCCCGGGCCTCTCCCCGGCCGTGGGCACGCTCTCGGCCTTCGCGACGGTGGGGGTTGGGTTCCTGTTCCGCCCGATGGGCGGCGCCGTGTTCGGCCACTTCGGCGACAAGTTGGGGCCCAAGCGGGTGCTCACTTGGACGATGACCCTCATGGGCATCGCCACCGTGGCGATCGGGGTGCTGCCCACCTTCGGCCAGGTCGGCCTGTGGGCACCCCTCCTGCTCACGGCGTGCCGCGCGCTGCAGGGCTTCGCCGTGGGCGGGGAGTGGGGCGGCGCCGCGCTGCTGGCGGTGCGGGCCGCGCCGAAGGACCGGCAGGCCTTCTTCTCATCGGGCGTGCAGGTGGGCTACTCGGTGGGCCTGCTTCTGTCCACGGGTGCCGTGACCGTGATGAACCTCGTGTGCACCGACGAGCAGTTCCTGCGCTGGGGATGGCGGGTGCCGTTCCTCGTCTCCGCGGTGCTCATCGCCTTCGGCCTGTGGGTGCGCCTGGGTGTGGTGGAGATGCGCCCAGAGGACGACGTCATGCGCCCCAAGCGGAGGTTGCCGTTCATCGAGGCGATCGCCGCCCACCCGACGGCGTTCTTCGCCATCATCGGCGTGCGCTTGGCCGAGATGTTCTCCATGTACATCGTCACCACCTTCGGTCTGGCCTACTCGGTGCAGCACTTCGGGTGGGATAGGCAGTTCTTCCTCAACATCTCGCTCGTGCTTGGCGTGCTCGGCATCTTCTCGATCCCGGCGTTTGCCTACCTCTCGGACCGCGTGGGGCGCAAGCCGGTCTACGTGACCGGCGCCCTGGTCGTCGCGGCGGCGACCTGGCCGTTCTTTAAGGCGCTGGAGTCCGGCAACGTGGTGCTCACCGCGGCCTTCGCCGTGCTGATCGTGAGCGTCGGCCACGACATGGTGGTCTCGGTCCAGCAGCCGATGATCACCAAGATGTTCGGCAAGGCGCACCAGTACTCGGGCGCGGGGCTGGGCTACCAGGTCGCGGCGGTATTCGCCGGCGGGTTCACGCCGTTCATCGCGCAGTGGATTGTGGCACGCACCGACGGCGCGTGGCAGGGGGTCGCCTGGTACCTCATCGCCGGCGCCGTGATCTCGGCGCTGACGGTGGGCGTGCTGATGCGAAAGGCGGACTAG
- the glyA gene encoding serine hydroxymethyltransferase, with translation MTNDIRNQPLAELDPEVADAIAGELDRQRSTLEMIASENFVPRAVLQAQGSVFTNKYAEGYPGRRYYGGCENADIVEDLARNRAKELFGAEFANVQPHAGAQANAAVLMALANPGEKIMGLSLAHGGHLTHGMHLNFSGKLYEVAAYEVEPDTFRIDMDKLREQALREKPQVIIGGWSAYPRTLDFEAFRSIADEVGAKLWVDMAHFAGLVAAGLHPSPVPYADVVSTTVHKTLGGPRSGMILAKQEWAKKLNSAVFPGQQGGPLMHAIAGKAVALKIAGTPEFKERQERTIEGAKILAERLTAADAKAAGVDVLTGGTDVHLVLADLRNSEMDGQQAENLLHEVGITVNRNAVPFDPRPPMVTSGLRIGTPALATRGFDAAGFTEVADIIATALINGKAADVEALRARVTKLAEQYPLYEGLEEWKLA, from the coding sequence ATGACAAATGACATCCGCAACCAGCCGCTGGCAGAGCTGGACCCCGAGGTCGCAGACGCCATCGCCGGCGAGCTTGACCGTCAGCGCTCCACCCTGGAAATGATCGCCTCCGAGAACTTCGTTCCGCGCGCGGTTCTCCAGGCTCAGGGCTCCGTCTTCACCAACAAGTACGCTGAAGGCTACCCGGGCCGCCGCTACTACGGTGGCTGCGAGAACGCCGACATCGTCGAGGATCTCGCCCGCAACCGCGCCAAGGAGCTGTTCGGTGCGGAGTTCGCCAACGTCCAGCCCCACGCGGGTGCGCAGGCCAACGCCGCCGTGCTCATGGCGCTGGCCAACCCGGGCGAGAAGATCATGGGCCTGTCCCTGGCCCACGGCGGTCACCTCACCCACGGCATGCACCTGAACTTCTCCGGCAAGCTGTACGAGGTCGCGGCCTACGAGGTCGAGCCGGATACCTTCCGCATTGATATGGACAAGCTGCGCGAGCAGGCGCTGCGCGAGAAGCCGCAGGTCATCATCGGCGGCTGGTCCGCCTACCCGCGCACCCTCGACTTCGAGGCGTTCCGCTCCATCGCGGACGAGGTCGGCGCGAAGCTGTGGGTCGACATGGCGCACTTCGCGGGCCTCGTGGCCGCCGGCCTGCACCCGTCGCCGGTTCCCTATGCCGACGTCGTGTCCACCACCGTCCACAAGACCCTGGGCGGCCCCCGCTCCGGCATGATCCTGGCCAAGCAGGAGTGGGCGAAGAAGCTCAACTCCGCCGTCTTCCCCGGCCAGCAGGGCGGCCCGCTCATGCACGCCATCGCGGGCAAGGCCGTCGCGCTGAAGATCGCCGGCACCCCTGAGTTCAAGGAGCGCCAGGAGCGCACCATCGAGGGCGCGAAGATCCTCGCCGAGCGCCTCACCGCCGCGGACGCCAAGGCAGCCGGCGTCGACGTCCTCACCGGCGGAACCGACGTGCACCTGGTCCTGGCGGACCTGCGCAACTCCGAGATGGACGGCCAGCAGGCCGAGAACCTCCTGCACGAGGTCGGCATCACGGTCAACCGCAACGCCGTGCCCTTCGACCCGCGCCCGCCGATGGTCACCTCCGGTCTGCGCATCGGCACCCCGGCGCTGGCCACCCGCGGCTTCGATGCCGCAGGCTTCACCGAGGTCGCCGACATCATCGCCACAGCGCTGATCAACGGCAAGGCCGCCGACGTCGAGGCGCTGCGCGCCCGCGTGACCAAGCTCGCCGAGCAGTACCCGCTCTACGAGGGCCTCGAGGAGTGGAAGCTCGCCTAA
- a CDS encoding MDR family MFS transporter produces the protein MTTATKTKKREKRQSSMTPEQQRRAWWVLASLMVAMLLASLDQMIFSTALPTIVGDLGGVDHMTWVITAYMVAETVMLPIYGKAGDLMGRKPLFIGALTIFLVGSVIGGVAQSMTMIIVARAVQGIGAGGLMILSQAIIADIIPARERGRYMGMMGGIFGLAAVLGPLLGGFFTEHTSWRWAFWMNIPLGLLAIIVTVIVLKIPKRDYPAFKWDYLGTIFMMIATVSLVLFTTWGGSQYEWGDPLIIGLIITTIVSAIILVFVELKVSNPLIPMTFFTNRNFALTTAASLVIGVTMFGILAYLPTYMQMVKGISATEAGYMMIPMMVGMMGFSIWSGARISKNGTYRVYPIVGMIITLIALFLFHRLEVDMPLWQIGASLFVLGMGLGLCMQVLVLVVQNTMPMQVVGSATAVNNFFRQIGSSLGSALVGGIFVGNLKDELADRMPAAIAALSPEQQQAYAAQGGIDSNSLTPAIVHQLPTSIHDAIIYSYNDALVPVFLVLAPAVIVALILVYFIKQEKLRETSMEMELEKKATVVAEGEF, from the coding sequence ATGACTACTGCAACGAAAACGAAGAAGCGCGAGAAGCGCCAATCGTCCATGACCCCGGAGCAGCAGCGCCGCGCGTGGTGGGTGCTGGCCTCCCTCATGGTCGCGATGCTGCTGGCTTCGCTCGACCAGATGATCTTTAGCACCGCACTGCCCACCATCGTCGGCGACCTCGGTGGCGTCGACCACATGACGTGGGTGATTACGGCCTACATGGTTGCCGAGACCGTCATGCTCCCCATTTACGGCAAGGCGGGCGACCTCATGGGGCGCAAGCCGCTGTTCATCGGCGCGCTCACCATCTTCCTCGTCGGTTCGGTGATCGGTGGCGTGGCCCAATCCATGACCATGATCATCGTGGCCCGCGCGGTCCAGGGCATCGGCGCCGGAGGCCTCATGATCCTGTCCCAGGCCATCATTGCCGACATTATCCCCGCCCGCGAGCGCGGCCGCTACATGGGCATGATGGGCGGCATCTTCGGCCTCGCCGCCGTGCTCGGCCCGCTGCTCGGTGGCTTCTTCACCGAGCACACCAGCTGGCGCTGGGCGTTCTGGATGAACATCCCGCTGGGCCTGCTCGCCATCATCGTCACCGTCATCGTGCTGAAGATCCCGAAGCGCGACTACCCCGCCTTCAAGTGGGATTACCTGGGCACCATCTTCATGATGATCGCCACTGTCAGCCTGGTCCTGTTCACCACCTGGGGCGGCTCCCAGTACGAGTGGGGCGACCCGCTCATCATCGGCCTGATCATCACCACGATCGTCTCCGCCATCATCCTGGTCTTCGTCGAGCTCAAGGTCTCCAACCCGCTCATCCCGATGACCTTCTTCACCAACCGCAACTTCGCGCTGACCACCGCGGCCAGCCTCGTCATCGGCGTGACCATGTTCGGCATCCTCGCCTACCTGCCCACCTACATGCAGATGGTCAAGGGGATCTCCGCCACCGAGGCCGGCTACATGATGATCCCGATGATGGTCGGCATGATGGGCTTTTCCATCTGGTCCGGCGCCCGCATCTCCAAGAACGGCACCTACCGCGTCTACCCCATCGTGGGCATGATCATCACCCTGATCGCGCTGTTCCTGTTCCACCGCCTGGAGGTCGACATGCCGCTGTGGCAGATCGGCGCCTCCCTGTTCGTCCTCGGCATGGGTCTCGGCCTGTGCATGCAGGTCCTCGTGCTCGTCGTCCAGAACACCATGCCGATGCAGGTGGTCGGTTCCGCCACGGCCGTGAACAACTTCTTCCGTCAGATCGGTTCCTCCCTGGGCTCCGCGCTCGTCGGCGGCATCTTCGTGGGCAACCTGAAGGACGAGCTGGCCGATCGCATGCCGGCCGCCATCGCCGCGCTCAGCCCCGAGCAACAGCAGGCGTACGCGGCACAGGGCGGCATTGACTCCAACAGCCTGACCCCGGCTATCGTCCACCAGCTGCCCACCTCGATCCACGACGCGATCATCTACTCCTACAACGATGCTCTCGTCCCGGTCTTCCTGGTGCTGGCCCCGGCCGTTATCGTCGCGCTGATCCTCGTCTACTTCATCAAGCAGGAGAAGCTGCGCGAGACCTCCATGGAGATGGAGCTCGAGAAGAAGGCGACCGTCGTCGCCGAGGGCGAGTTCTAA
- a CDS encoding LysR substrate-binding domain-containing protein, which produces MLNLSFVTGTEPGKWFDRYRDRTGHGLAERNSDDPMAELLGGEADLVLVRLPDERVDTERLHVVRLYEEATGIAVPKDHTLTLVDAVGEEDLEGEMVLYRWTGGLVDIAAVRGHLQVVAANVGLVIAPRPLLKVLSGKQIEVRGFEGEAARSGIALVWDKDQDSEAIQDFVGIAKGRTVHSSRQSAPKKAAKKKPVARKSGAKRAEKPRRRRR; this is translated from the coding sequence ATGCTTAACTTAAGTTTTGTCACCGGCACGGAACCCGGGAAGTGGTTCGACCGATACCGCGACCGCACCGGCCACGGGCTGGCCGAGCGCAATTCCGACGACCCGATGGCGGAGCTTCTAGGCGGGGAGGCGGACCTGGTGCTAGTGCGGCTCCCCGACGAGCGGGTGGACACCGAGCGCCTCCACGTCGTGCGGCTCTACGAGGAGGCCACCGGCATCGCCGTGCCGAAGGACCATACGCTCACGCTTGTCGACGCCGTCGGCGAGGAAGACCTCGAGGGAGAGATGGTGCTCTACCGGTGGACCGGGGGGCTGGTGGATATCGCCGCGGTGCGCGGGCACCTGCAGGTGGTCGCGGCCAACGTCGGCCTGGTCATCGCGCCGCGGCCGCTGCTGAAGGTGCTCAGCGGCAAGCAGATCGAGGTCCGTGGCTTCGAGGGGGAGGCGGCCAGGAGCGGGATCGCGCTGGTATGGGACAAGGACCAGGATTCGGAGGCGATCCAGGACTTCGTGGGGATCGCGAAGGGGAGAACGGTTCATTCCTCGCGGCAATCGGCACCGAAAAAGGCGGCAAAGAAAAAGCCGGTGGCAAGGAAGTCGGGCGCGAAGCGAGCGGAGAAGCCCCGCCGTAGGCGTCGATAA